TGAGACGGGAGCTCGCCACGCTGGCCTCTTTGGCCACAGCTGAAGCCTCGGCGGCAGTCGATGCCTGCTGGCAGGAAACGTCTGGTTTTAGGTTTGTATTTATGTGCTCCAGCTTTCTGGAAGGCCTGAGAGATCCCAGGTCCTCCCGccctcccccaccacacacaaagGCACTCCAGTTCAAGGATGAAAAGTCCCACTCAGGAAGGACAGCCCTCCTCGAAGAGGTGGAAGCACCAGAAGGGAGGTGGGCGAGGAAGGAATGGAACAGGGAGCTGGACAGACCTCACCCCCTCCTGGGACACAGGGTCAAGGGTGAGTTTGAATTGCTGCTCCCTCTACTTTCTCTACCTGTGATTATTCTCTGGATCGATTCTGAGAGTGCATTTTCCAGAAGCCACGTGATGCGGGGTGGCTTCCTGGAGCTGAGGCGGAGATGCTgaacttgagctcacctcctaaCTCAGGTGGGAAACTTCCTGGAACTCTGCCCCCAGGTGCAGGGGGAGGGCAACCCTGGCACTCCCTAGGGGGTGCTGCAGAAGGCCAGATTAGGGACCCCACGGGTTTCTGCACATACCCTCAAAGGAAAGCTACACTGCCCCGCGGGTCCAAACTCAGAAAGGAGGTGGGAGGCTCTGACAGGAGCCTTCCTCCCCCTACTAGTATTTAAGATGGATCAACCTCAGAGGTGAGTCCTGCAGCcttgaattttgtttaaaaaaatcctcgTAGGTTTCTCTTTGTGTAATAAACAATGCTGCAGAAGCAGAGAACCTGTTTATGCTCTTGTCTTGCATTTACTGAGATGCTGTTTTTCATGCCTTTACTCTTTTTTACTTTGTGTTCGAACTATTCCTCTCAAGCACCAGGAAGGGTCCCCAGGTGTAAAAATGTAGCACCTGGGTCACTAACTTCACCACCAAGCCATCTTTAGCATCTGGAGATGAAGAGAGTAAAGGAGGGCGCTAGTTACACCTCAGCAAGAGAGGCTGTCAGGGGCTCCAAGAGAATGGAGTAGACCTTTGGTGAccaatccccaaatctcagtggtttgGTTTGGGATCCAGATGCAAATTCTGGTTCCCcccttagtagctgtgtgatgTGGGGgaacattaaagagaaaaaaaaagcagcaacagcaacaataacaaaaaacacctcctctgagcctgtttcctcttctgtaaaaggggctgtaataatacctatttcacaGGGGGTGGTCAGTATTAAGTGGCCCGTAAGTAGTCCTATAGTAGGTGCCCAGTGAATATCggtttccttccccttcctttatGAAGGAACTCCACTATAGCCCACAGCTACCGTTTAAGGACAAGGAGAGAGCTTACTCCCTATGCTGTTAGGTCCAGACCCAGGAGCTGAGAACTGGAAAAAATTGGCCAAATCTTTGGAGCTCATGGTGGGAACAGAGAGAGACCAAGGTGACAACTAAACAATGTGATTCTGTGGCTTCCAGGTCAGCTCCTCGCAGGCTACTGGGCCACCCCAGGGAGGTACTCAGGAAATTTACCAAAACAAACAGACCTGTACAAGGGTGCCTTTGTTAGGTGGCCTCACCCAGGCCACAGGGAACTCTGAGGATGAGTGTGGGAGACCAGGGgccagagggagggaaggcgggctCAGGTGCTGCCTTCCCCAAAGCCTCTTCAcgtatccctccccaccacatgGAACTTTCTAGGGTCCCATCAATCACTCAGCCCATAAGGCCTCCCATGGAGGAGCTGACTTTCCCAGGGCTGCAGCTCTGCCTAGGGTTAGCAGCTGACACTCACAGAGGGCTTCTGACAGGCTAGGCGCTGTGACAAGTCCTCCACAAGGGTCCTCCTTTAACTCAGCACAGGTGCTATCAGTATCGCTGTTTTCCACTTTTCCAGGTGCATtagctgaggcttagagaggtcaaGTCACTAGCCCTAGGTCAGGGCTTGCAGTGGCCGAGCTGGGACAGAGGCCAGAGCTGTGCACATGACTGCTGCACCACACAGCCCCTTCCACACTTGATTTTTATCTGCTTAgggaagggaaactgaggctcagaacaaGGAAAGGAGCACAGTCACCTTCTGCAGAAGGGGAGGTGGGGTTATGCCTGGGCCTCGGGATCCTGGACGGCAAGCACCATCCGATGGGGCTGCCCAGACCCTGGAACCAGTGAGGGAAAGTCAACCAGCTTCAAAGGTGAGTGTCCCCTGTGACCCCAGACGGTAGGGACCTGCCACTTCAGCCATCCTGAGGTTCCCTGAGGCAAGGGGGGGGGGTGAGGTTGGGCCCTGGGCCACTGACCCGTGGTTCTATCTCATGCTGGCAACGCATGCACCACCACCCCTCTTAGGTGAGAAAGTCTGCAGGCCCCCCTGCCCCATGCTTGCCACCCCACTCCACGGCCCAAAGTGATGTCCGCGGAATCTTCCAGGGAAACTCCACATATATCCCTAAGCTGGGGGATGgatgaatgggggtggggggaggtactAAAAGCCAAAGGGAGATCTGGCTGCCCAGGGAGTCAGAGCCAAGGCGGCTGCAAGTGTTCACGAGGccggggcaggaggaggaggaagcgaGGGTGCAGATACGTGCGGGAGCCGGGAGAGGCTGTGGGTTATCGACCACAGTTTCACTGGGACAAGACCCAGGGGTggcaagggggaaagggggagcagggagggccGACCAGAACTGGCCTGCGCTGCCCAGGAGGGGCCAACCCTGGGCTTCGGGCTCCCCCTGCTGGACGCCCAACCTCCCAGAGGGGAGAAGCCAGTTGGGAGGAGTTGCTTAATTCCCCAACTCCCCTCTATCCTGGGGGGCGGGGACGAGACTGGGCTCGATTGAACATTAATATCATGCGTGGCTGACGAGCTTTTATTATAGACTCGGCACAGTGATTGTCAGACAGAGGAGAGGAACAGCTGAGACCAGGCCCAAAGCAGGGGGGATACACAGCCCCCAACAATGCAAACAGGACACGGTAGGGAAGGGCACCCCAGCACCCTCTCCCGCAGGTGGCCACAGGATTACTGTTGTGCCTTCCTGCACCCAGGCTTAAGGGGGGCCAACACCCAGAGGGCCGCCCTTGGAGGACGGAGTCAGTAAGAGACACGGAAGCACACGCCCATGCAGTGGAATGAAGCAGTTTACAGGGTAGCAAGCTCAGGGCCAATGTGTACAAATAGTCAGTTCTCTGATCCCGGCTTAGTCACAGCAAACATTTGCCCAGCCTGGCTCCTCTCCGAAGCCTGTAGGCCACTCACCCAGGTTGTCCCTGGTCACCAGACTTGGGCTCGAGGAAAGCAAATACTACAGCTCAGCACAGGCCTCGGCCAAGGGTGACTGAAGAATCCAATTGTGAGGGTGGGAGGTGGTTGCTTTAGAAGTTGAGGCTAGTGCATTGGGTcacctgggggcgggggtggtctTGTTGAAAGCTGAGTgagattcagtgggtctgggctgggctcccaagtgatgctgctgctgctggcctgtgGACCACACTGCAAGTAGCAGGCATCTACTACTGGGGGGGTCTCAACCTCGGCTGCACAGAATTCCCCGAGGACCTTTTAACCTTCCCCAAGTCCGGGCTGCACTCACACTGGTCAGATCATCTCTGAGGGTGGGTCTGGGCACCAGGGTTTTTAAAGCTCCTCGGTAATTCCAGTGAGGATGAAAACCAGTGATCTAGGAGTCATCAtcagttgggggtgggggtgggggtaaaaGGATGTGTGAGTGTCAGAAAAgtataatttctattatttaattttatacctggaaagtaaaatacatataaatgtatgtatatatgtatttcacaTACATATAGTTTTTATAACCAAATATGGAAAGTAAAGCTTGATGAAAAGCTTCCTGATACGTAGGTACCAGCACAAGTCCCTTCTACAAAACTCCTGTCTGACAGTGACAGAACCCTCATTACCTAACCTACACCCTCCTAGGCAGCCCCAATTGTTTGAAATCTCTTCCCATATTGAGATGAAATGTACTTCTGTGCAGCTTCCACCTGTGGGTCCTTTGGAGCTACAGAGAATAAATTCAGTCTCTTTTCCACATTGCTGTGCTAATGGAAGGCAGCTATCAGTTGGGTTAACTGGTATAAAAATATCCTATTAGTAAATGAGATAGTTAAGGTACTTTTCATTGCAAGCAACACAAATAGATAATGGCCagtttaagcagaaaaaaaagattttttttttttgtaaagagatAATGGGTTTTCTGAGGTAGGAGGAGGAATTGCACAGCCCAGACACAGGAAGGAGGGGTCCAGGGACTGCTGAGGGAGTTGCAAGAGCAGCACCCAGAGGCCGTTGCTTCTAGGCGGCCATTATTGACTTGGCTACAGACACTCCTATGCTCTGAGTCCCTCCGTTTCAAATTTCAAATTGGTGACGAGAAAAAACAATTGGCTAGATTGGCTCAGGTGCTTCTGCTGGGACCAACGGGCTTTGGCCGGTACGACTGTCACGTGATAACAGACAAGGCTGCGGTGGGCCCAGGCCCTGTCACCAGAAAAGGGAATCACACCAGATGCTACCCCTAGAGGGAGCTATTCCAATAAATCATAGTTAAGGTCAAGAATAATTATGGGATTATTTTACATTTGTGATCGTCCATGCCACTGTTAGACTCCACTAGACCAGCTGACTACAGAGAACTCTCTGAAGGGCCCTGAATATAAGAGGTGGGAAGGGAAATGCATTGAGTTTAGAAGGGCCTGGCTCCTGATCCCATACCCTCTCTTAGCACACGGATCCCAGCTCCAGTCAGCGCCAGCAGATTGGGAGTCAGGGTGCAAGTCTCTCATAGAGCCAGTCTTCCTCCCCTCGGTGGGTCATGGGCCCCAAGGGGGAGTCTCCTGTCGGTAGGCCCCGTCGAAAAGCGATCCGGTCATGCAGGCGGTTGGTTTGGCCTTGCCAGAACTCCATTACTTGGGGGTACAGGGTGTAGCCACCCCTACAAGGAGAAGCAGAGGCTTCGGTGCTCTGCGCGTTTGTCCAGCCAGGCAACCCCACCACCCTCCGCGCCATCCCAGCGCCCCGTGAAGGGAGTTGCTGGCGTGCATCAAACAAGGGTTGCCAGGAAGGAGGAGATCTGTAATTCCACGGACAGGGTGGCTTTAAGTAAGCACGAGGGTCCCAGTGTCCCTTTCTAGACGACCACCAGGTATCACTCACCAGTATTTTGGCTTCGGCACCTCTTGTTCCTGGTAGAGTTGCTCCAgttgctcatttttctttctcagatacTGTCCAGGGGAAGGAGATGGAGGAAGGGCCAGACCCAGTCAGTGATTCACTTAATCACCACTTACTGAGCATGTGCtcttgtgccaggtgctggggacactgGTGCGCAAACCCGGCTGGCCTCTGGCCTCTAGGGGCACAGTCCAACGGGAGGGTCAGACAGATACAGGAGGCCTGTTCCCTGCTCGCCAAATCCACGTCCCCCAGGGAGACCATCCATTTCACTTTGCTGGAGAGAGAGGGCCCTGGCATCCCCTGGGGACAGCCTCTGGGGCTGAGCCAAAGCACTACCACCCAGAGGACTAAGGAGAAGCCCCACTCACCTCCCGATCAGGGATCACGGAACTCTGGTGACTGACCACAGCCCCAATCTGGCTGCTCTTGGGGCGGGAGTGGAAGTAGCACTCGGCCTCCTCCTCGGGCAGCTTCTTCACGGGACCCTCCACTCGCACCTGCACAGGGATGGTCCTGGTTAGACGGCATTCCGTTCCACCTGCCCCCCCAACCAGTAGAGGCCCCAGTCCTCTCTGTTCTTCTCTTTATCCACTGCCCCGTCACGCCTGACTCCAGCTAGCCCAGCTAAGTGAGAGCCGTTTGAAAGGCAGGATGTTTGCCCAGCCTGGGCACCCTCACCAGGTTCATTCATAAACTCAGGcccttcccacccctgcccaccccagtcTGTCCCAGGAATGCACACTCACCTGACGGTTTAGGGGCTCCCAGTAGAAGACAAGGGAAGCAAAGGGATTAGAGTCCTGGAAAGGAAATAGAATCCACAGACAGTCATCAGGACAGAAGTGAGGATGCCTCCAGCATGGGGGGAAGGCAGGGAGTCTGCATCGCACAGGCCCACTGCTGATGCATTTACTGTAACGTCTCATTTTTAAATCCTCAAAGGTAGGCCAACTTTTACAGGTGTGgagacaggctcagagaggttaagtcacgtGCCCAGGTTCACACGGTAAGTGGGCCAGAGGGACTCCAAAGTGACGCTTGCCATTTCTCTCACCCATAGATTTGCAAATCCTCAGAAATGTATGTTTGGCTGCACTGGACTCAGGGAAGGGCACTCATTTTGGATTCACAAATTGAATGCATACGAAGTGCTAACTCTGTGCTCAACACCGGGACAGGTGCTGGGGGTATAACAGAGATACCACAGATGCAGCCTCTGACCCCAAGGAGCTTACGGTTTACCAGAGGACACAAACATTAATCACATAATCCCACAAATACATGCATGGTTAGAAACTAAAAAAATGGCAGCAAGGAAAGTTGCCAGCTATAATGACTGCAAACAGTGCAAGGGGCCGACTCAGCCTGGGAGTCCAGAAGGCTTTCCTGAGGAGGTAACGTGGGGGCTGGACCCAAAGGAACAGGAGCTACTCAGGTAAACATAGGGAGGTAGGGGTGCCTACAGAGAGCACTCATCCACGGCAGAGAGaagggcaagtgcaaaggcccgcAGGCGGGATGGTGCCTGGGCACAGCCGGCAAGTGGGTTGGGGCAGCTATGGCATGAGAAGGTGACCAATGAGCCAGGGCTGGACCCTGCAGGCCCAGGAAGGATTTACCGTGAACCCTCACCAGCTCTTGTCCCTTTCGACTCTCGAAGTTAGTGAAGAAGCGGAAGCCATCCTTGCCAAAGCCCTTCAGCAGCACCATGCGGGCGGACGGTTTCCCATCTCTGTGGCAAAGAACAGAGCACCGTGGTCAGAGCCGCTCCCCACAGGATGTCTGAGCACCCCTACACCTGTACCCCCTGATTCTGCACTGTCTGTGCACTCAGGCTGCCCATTCCCACTTGCCCATGGGAATTTGTCCTGGAGGTGCAGTATGACACCATTGCCTAGGGCTCTGTAATGGACCGAACTGGGTTCCCCTAAAATTCAGTTTTGAAGCCCTAACCcgcaatgtgactatatttgcaGGCAGGGCCTTTAgggagataattaaggttaaatgaggtcataagagtgggaCTCTAATCTAGCAggcctggtgtccttataagaagaggaagagacaccagagcccTCTCTCCCTGCACACACAAagggaaggccatgtgaggacacagcaaaaaagGTGTccatctgtaagccaggaagagaggcctcactaGAAACCAACTCTgacagcaccttgaccttggacttctagcctccggaactgtgagaaaataaatctctgttgtttaagcccccccagtctgtggtactttgttatggtggCCCAAGCAAACTAGCTCTGGGGGATATCTGGGGGCACAGTACAAGAGCCCTGCCTTCAAGGCCTTGTGCTTTAGTGAGTGGGGGACAAGCAGAGTTGAATAAGAGGCTAATATAAGAGATGTCTCAAGGGGTTTATGATGGATTGTCAAATGAATGACACAAACAAGCACTGCGCTAGATTTCAAGAGAGGAAGAGGGCTTTATGGAGAGGTTCCAGGAGATCTGCCTCTCAAAGAGCAGATGGGAACTGGGGAGACCGGGAGATGCAGGAGACAAAGGTGTGTCTATTGGGGGGTGGGTGCATCGAGGGCAGAGATGAATGAGGCACTACATTTTATCATTGAAATGGAATTGAGTAAAGTCTAATCTTTGGTTTAGAGGTAAGgacactgaggtccagagaggacaagttacttgcctgaggtcacacagcatgttAATAACACAACTAGAATCATAAAGTTGTCATCCATCAAATTGAGAGCTTCCTAAGTTTCCTACTTGATCTGTACCCACCTTCAGAAGGGCCCACAGCTGT
This sequence is a window from Pseudorca crassidens isolate mPseCra1 chromosome 19, mPseCra1.hap1, whole genome shotgun sequence. Protein-coding genes within it:
- the PNPO gene encoding pyridoxine-5'-phosphate oxidase; this encodes MTFGLRGVIVTFGRPAEWPRCLRHLCSRGAVMDLGPMRKSYRGDREAFEETQLTSLNPMKQFAAWFEEAVQCPDIGEANAMCLATCTRDGKPSARMVLLKGFGKDGFRFFTNFESRKGQELDSNPFASLVFYWEPLNRQVRVEGPVKKLPEEEAECYFHSRPKSSQIGAVVSHQSSVIPDREYLRKKNEQLEQLYQEQEVPKPKYWGGYTLYPQVMEFWQGQTNRLHDRIAFRRGLPTGDSPLGPMTHRGEEDWLYERLAP